Proteins from one Planctomycetota bacterium genomic window:
- a CDS encoding prepilin-type N-terminal cleavage/methylation domain-containing protein, with protein MRRAFTLIELLVVVSIIALLIAILLPSLKRARDAAKTVTCAANIRQLSTVSIAYSVEWRGQYPDWHNDSGRWGTNWMFPSEPNLHTFDRDARDYMLKTYGLVRDMFYCPSNHDDWWNRDDFWNFGSLESVFGYIYTAAAPKGFGMWNYLAGTRDAFADRVTDKPMYQTLWADLNRQIGGVGWYRFDKARGSNHFDDVVDGPTGTNVGYLDGHVEWKNFGDMAPEATRGGWQFWW; from the coding sequence ATCAGACGCGCCTTTACATTGATCGAACTGCTGGTTGTCGTCAGCATCATCGCGCTGCTGATCGCGATTTTGCTGCCTTCGCTCAAGCGGGCGCGCGACGCGGCGAAGACCGTCACGTGTGCGGCGAACATCCGGCAGCTTTCGACGGTGAGCATCGCCTACAGCGTCGAATGGCGCGGGCAGTATCCGGACTGGCACAATGACTCGGGCCGGTGGGGCACGAACTGGATGTTCCCTTCCGAGCCGAATCTGCACACGTTCGACCGCGATGCTCGGGACTACATGCTCAAGACCTACGGCCTGGTGCGCGACATGTTCTACTGTCCGTCGAATCACGATGACTGGTGGAACCGCGATGACTTCTGGAACTTCGGTTCGCTCGAATCGGTGTTCGGATACATCTACACCGCCGCGGCGCCGAAGGGGTTTGGCATGTGGAACTATCTGGCGGGAACGCGCGACGCCTTCGCCGACCGCGTCACCGACAAACCCATGTATCAGACGCTCTGGGCCGACCTGAACCGGCAGATCGGCGGCGTGGGCTGGTACCGCTTCGACAAGGCGCGGGGCTCCAACCATTTCGACGACGTCGTCGATGGCCCCACCGGTACGAACGTCGGCTATCTCGACGGGCACGTGGAATGGAAAAACTTCGGCGACATGGCCCCGGAGGCCACGCGCGGCGGATGGCAGTTCTGGTGGTGA